In one Lolium rigidum isolate FL_2022 chromosome 3, APGP_CSIRO_Lrig_0.1, whole genome shotgun sequence genomic region, the following are encoded:
- the LOC124697189 gene encoding chaperone protein dnaJ 11, chloroplastic-like — MISPRPTLSSGFFSRSVSFSRSASFSPSPPSSPVAQAPPLLSAPFARPGATFSRSTSFSTSATAVSTLERGASDTFYDVLGLDAGASCRDIKAAYRRLARAVHPDVSPHPADDFIRVHTAYSTLSDPSKRADYDRGMTMIPSAVGRRCAPNLTRSPSFPGSRRRTWETDQCW; from the coding sequence ATGATCTCTCCTCGCCCCACACTCTCCTCTGGCTTCTTCTCCCGCTCCGTGTCCTTTTCCCGCTCAGCCTCCTTCTcaccctcgccgccttcctcgccggtTGCCCAGGCGCCGCCGCTCCTCTCAGCTCCGTTCGCCCGGCCCGGCGCCACCTTCTCCCGCTCTACCTCCTTCTCCACTTCTGCCACCGCCGTTTCCACGCTGGAGCGCGGCGCCTCCGACACCTTCTACGACGTTCTTGGCCTCGACGCCGGCGCCAGCTGCCGGGACATCAAGGCAGCCTACCGCCGCCTGGCGCGCGCCGTCCACCCAGACGTGTCCCCGCACCCCGCCGACGACTTCATACGCGTGCACACCGCCTACAGCACGCTCTCCGACCCCAGCAAGCGCGCCGACTACGACCGCGGCATGACCATGATCCCCTCCGCAGTCGGCCGCCGCTGCGCGCCAAACCTCACCCGCTCGCCGTCGTTCCCCGGGAGCCGCCGCCGGACCTGGGAGACAGACCAGTGCTGGTGA